One genomic segment of Chitinophagales bacterium includes these proteins:
- the gldN gene encoding gliding motility protein GldN translates to MKTVAKMFIAVAAMGITTAFAQEPLDGAYQKVLNKEREIIPYDYIREADVFWSKRIWRTIDTREKMNLPFRYPQMPLIDIIHTAAKNGEITVYDPAVDNADQFKLVMPVGDVSKIGASTDTSMVVDPITLEEKQVVSTTEFNPMHVVKFRLKEDWVFDEETSTMMVRIIGICPVSEKIDQNTQTVLGDQPMYWVYYPDLRPVLAKYEVFNPKNDAVTLSWEDLFEARKFASYISKESNVYDRTIAEYAAGIDGLLESDKIKNDIFVFEHDLWNY, encoded by the coding sequence ATGAAAACAGTGGCAAAAATGTTTATAGCAGTTGCAGCAATGGGCATCACAACTGCTTTTGCGCAAGAACCCTTAGATGGTGCTTACCAAAAAGTGCTGAATAAGGAGCGCGAAATTATTCCTTACGATTACATCCGTGAAGCCGATGTGTTTTGGAGTAAGCGTATATGGAGAACAATTGATACTCGCGAGAAAATGAATCTTCCGTTTCGTTATCCGCAGATGCCGCTGATTGATATTATTCATACAGCTGCAAAAAATGGAGAAATTACCGTGTACGATCCGGCAGTTGATAATGCAGACCAGTTTAAATTGGTAATGCCTGTTGGCGATGTTTCAAAAATTGGTGCAAGTACAGATACTTCAATGGTGGTGGATCCAATTACATTAGAGGAAAAGCAAGTAGTATCTACTACTGAGTTTAATCCTATGCATGTGGTAAAGTTTCGCTTAAAAGAAGATTGGGTGTTTGATGAGGAAACATCAACTATGATGGTTCGTATCATCGGTATTTGTCCGGTGTCTGAGAAGATTGATCAAAATACACAAACCGTATTGGGGGATCAACCAATGTATTGGGTATATTATCCGGATCTTCGCCCCGTTTTGGCTAAGTACGAAGTATTTAATCCTAAAAACGATGCGGTAACTTTAAGTTGGGAAGACTTGTTTGAGGCACGTAAATTTGCCAGCTACATCTCTAAGGAATCTAACGTTTACGATCGCACAATTGCTGAGTATGCAGCCGGAATTGACGGCTTGTTGGA
- the gldM gene encoding gliding motility protein GldM has translation MAGGKLTPRQKMINMMYLVLTALLALNVSTEVLNAFRLVNDGLLNSNSSLKSKNDDIYEGFQKKLEEDPVKAKEWYDKAQQVKKTADDLNKFIEDRKQELIKAAGGIVPETGEIEQRDNIDHATRMFVEENGKKGKELKAKIDNARAELLKLSSPDLQIPLTTESKGKKAANELGVNAWEFKTFNHVPVTAAVTILTKFQNDVTASEGAAIEFLIKKIGALDFKFDKLAAAVIAPSGYVLEGQPYKSEIFVAASSSTQNPEVFIGGLSGFEKDKDTGGWKEKEVEDDKLPAGFQKLDKMAAGKGQYETVGRGVGEKKYSGAVRLKNPKGGYTFYPFEAAYQVGARAVVIAPTKMNVLYIGVDNPMKISVPGVSSNDISASFQGDGALTKNADGTYTARVKAPGKTTINVSAKIDGKVQQMGAEEFRIKRIPDPVPTVGGTLRGGPTAAGHLKVQSGLVALLENFDFEARFNVVSFTMGYQKGPDYFEEKVSGPLFSAKIKGILQGLKAKQIVIFDDIKVVGPDGAQRKIPQLAFKII, from the coding sequence ATGGCTGGTGGAAAACTAACGCCTAGGCAGAAGATGATTAACATGATGTATCTCGTGTTAACTGCCCTTCTTGCCTTAAACGTTTCAACAGAGGTATTAAACGCATTCCGTTTGGTAAACGATGGTCTTTTAAATTCTAATTCTTCTTTAAAAAGTAAGAACGATGATATCTACGAGGGGTTTCAGAAAAAATTAGAAGAAGACCCGGTTAAAGCAAAGGAATGGTACGACAAAGCTCAGCAGGTAAAAAAAACTGCTGACGACTTAAATAAATTCATTGAAGACAGAAAGCAGGAATTGATTAAGGCTGCAGGTGGAATAGTTCCGGAAACTGGTGAAATTGAACAACGCGACAATATCGATCATGCAACCAGAATGTTTGTAGAAGAAAATGGCAAAAAAGGTAAAGAACTAAAAGCTAAGATAGACAATGCAAGAGCAGAGTTATTAAAATTGAGTTCACCCGATTTGCAAATTCCACTTACAACCGAAAGCAAAGGCAAAAAGGCTGCCAATGAACTTGGTGTAAACGCATGGGAGTTTAAAACATTTAATCACGTTCCGGTTACTGCCGCAGTTACCATTCTTACCAAGTTTCAGAATGACGTTACTGCTTCGGAGGGTGCAGCAATTGAATTCTTAATTAAAAAGATTGGTGCATTAGATTTTAAATTCGATAAACTGGCGGCTGCAGTAATTGCACCTTCAGGATATGTGTTGGAAGGACAACCATATAAATCAGAAATTTTCGTAGCTGCATCTTCTTCAACTCAAAATCCTGAAGTTTTCATTGGGGGTTTAAGTGGATTTGAAAAAGACAAAGACACCGGTGGATGGAAAGAAAAAGAAGTAGAAGACGATAAATTGCCTGCCGGGTTCCAAAAGCTAGATAAAATGGCTGCAGGAAAAGGTCAGTATGAAACAGTTGGGCGTGGTGTAGGTGAGAAAAAATACTCTGGTGCTGTAAGGCTTAAAAACCCTAAAGGTGGCTACACTTTCTATCCATTTGAGGCAGCTTACCAAGTGGGTGCTCGTGCCGTGGTAATTGCTCCAACCAAAATGAATGTACTTTACATTGGAGTAGATAATCCAATGAAAATATCTGTTCCGGGCGTAAGCTCAAACGATATTAGTGCTTCATTCCAAGGCGATGGCGCACTTACCAAAAATGCAGATGGTACTTATACAGCTCGCGTGAAAGCTCCTGGAAAAACAACTATCAATGTTTCTGCTAAAATTGATGGAAAAGTACAGCAAATGGGTGCAGAAGAATTCCGTATAAAAAGAATTCCAGATCCAGTACCAACAGTGGGTGGTACTTTGCGTGGTGGACCAACTGCCGCAGGACACTTGAAAGTTCAATCCGGCTTAGTTGCGTTGTTGGAGAATTTCGATTTTGAAGCCCGCTTTAACGTGGTTAGCTTTACAATGGGTTACCAAAAAGGACCGGATTACTTTGAAGAGAAAGTAAGTGGTCCATTGTTCAGTGCTAAAATCAAAGGTATTTTGCAAGGCTTAAAAGCTAAACAAATCGTTATCTTTGATGATATTAAAGTAGTTGGACCAGATGGTGCTCAACGTAAAATTCCTCAATTGGCATTTAAAATTATCTAA